In the Telopea speciosissima isolate NSW1024214 ecotype Mountain lineage chromosome 2, Tspe_v1, whole genome shotgun sequence genome, one interval contains:
- the LOC122652764 gene encoding non-specific lipid-transfer protein 2-like has product MKTSYLALCVLLVLLLAEAQVSMAVTCKPIELASCASAIMSSTPPSKLCCSKIKEQKPCLCKYLKDPNLKKFVSSPNARKVANTCGTPFPKC; this is encoded by the coding sequence ATGAAGACGTCCTACCTTGCACTGTGTGTCCTGCTGGTGTTGCTTCTAGCTGAAGCCCAGGTCTCAATGGCTGTCACTTGCAAGCCAATAGAGCTGGCATCGTGTGCTTCTGCAATCATGTCTTCGACTCCTCCCTCTAAGCTATGTTGCAGTAAAATTAAGGAGCAGAAGCCATGTCTGTGCAAGTATCTCAAGGACCCTAACCTCAAAAAATTCGTCAGCTCCCCCAATGCTAGGAAGGTTGCCAACACATGTGGCACCCCATTCCCCAAATGCTAG
- the LOC122650900 gene encoding transcription factor MYB114-like, whose product MVQWLGVRKGSWTEEEDLLLRRCIEKFGEGNWRHVPLRAGLRRCRKSCRLRWLNHLHPDIKREEFTQEEVDLLLRVHKLLGNRWSLIAGRLPGRTGNCIKNYWNTHFYRKTAGTTTALGGEEVQALSLASKKNEVIKPRPWTFPKSSPWVLGSLSSSSTSPHSSSTKINVGTNGHPIEKLGITCPILPGTDDQGSGLRTGN is encoded by the exons ATGGTCCAGTGGCTTGGAGTAAGAAAAGGAAGTTGgactgaagaagaagatcttCTTCTACGCCGATGCATTGAGAAGTTTGGAGAAGGAAACTGGCGCCACGTTCCCCTTAGAGCAG GGCTGAGAAGATGCCGAAAGAGCTGCAGGTTGAGATGGTTAAACCATCTCCACCCGGATATCAAGAGAGAAGAGTTCACGCAAGAAGAAGTTGACCTACTTCTTAGGGTTCATAAGCTCTTAGGCAACAG ATGGTCCTTAATCGCTGGTAGGCTTCCAGGAAGAACGGGCAATTGTATAAAGAATTACTGGAACACTCACTTCTACAGAAAGACTGCTGGTACTACTACTGCTTTGGGAGGGGAAGAAGTTCAAGCCTTAAGTCTTGCGAGCAAGAAAAACGAAGTCATAAAGCCTCGCCCATGGACCTTCCCCAAAAGTTCCCCTTGGGTGTTGGGAagcttatcttcttcttctacttctcctcaCTCATCTTCCACTAAAATTAATGTTGGTACTAACGGTCATCCAATAGAAAAACTGGGCATTACATGTCCTATTCTCCCTGGTACTGATGATCAAGGGTCTGGGCTTAGAACAGGAAATTGA